In the Tautonia plasticadhaerens genome, one interval contains:
- a CDS encoding IS630 family transposase — translation MDLKQQGGRQRVIAEALDASEETISRWLARARHGGREALRSHPAPGHPSKLSGVQKRLIPEFLWHGQEAYGFRGQVWTRARIALVIEEEFGVRYHKAHVGRLLSELGWTPQVPIRRAIQRDEEAIRRWRDESWPALRRRARRERRVPVLVDEAGFYLLPGLVRTYAPEGLTPVLREKVTRDHLSVMGGLTPTGKVYTLVRQESLNGLHSVEFLIHLLRVAGERLLVIGDGSPIHRRAAVKDFVSGTGGRVWLEALPGYAPDLNPWDEGGWHHLKNVEMRNLVCRDLEELHEQFHLAVGRLRQKSHLVRAFFAQAGLEIGGT, via the coding sequence TTGGACCTGAAGCAACAGGGCGGGCGCCAGCGCGTCATCGCTGAGGCCCTGGACGCCTCCGAGGAGACGATCAGCCGCTGGCTCGCCCGTGCCCGACACGGCGGCCGAGAGGCGCTGCGCTCGCACCCCGCGCCCGGCCATCCGTCCAAGCTCTCGGGCGTCCAGAAGCGGCTGATCCCCGAGTTCCTCTGGCATGGGCAGGAGGCCTACGGCTTCCGCGGCCAGGTCTGGACCCGTGCCCGAATCGCCCTCGTCATCGAGGAGGAGTTCGGCGTCCGCTACCACAAGGCCCACGTCGGGCGGTTGCTCAGCGAGTTGGGCTGGACGCCCCAGGTGCCGATCCGGCGAGCGATCCAGCGAGATGAGGAGGCCATCCGCCGCTGGCGGGACGAGAGCTGGCCGGCACTGCGACGGCGGGCGAGACGCGAGCGTCGAGTGCCGGTCCTCGTGGACGAGGCGGGGTTCTACCTGCTGCCGGGCCTGGTCCGGACCTACGCCCCCGAGGGGCTGACGCCGGTGCTCCGCGAGAAGGTGACGCGCGACCACCTGTCCGTCATGGGCGGGCTGACGCCCACAGGCAAGGTCTACACGCTGGTGCGGCAGGAGTCGCTGAATGGGCTGCACAGCGTCGAGTTCCTGATCCACCTGCTCCGCGTCGCGGGGGAGCGGCTGCTGGTGATCGGGGACGGCTCGCCCATCCACCGTCGTGCTGCGGTCAAGGACTTCGTGTCGGGCACGGGCGGCCGGGTCTGGCTGGAAGCGCTTCCGGGGTACGCCCCTGACCTCAACCCGTGGGACGAGGGGGGCTGGCATCACCTGAAGAACGTGGAGATGCGAAATCTCGTATGTCGAGACCTGGAGGAGTTGCACGAGCAGTTCCACCTCGCCGTCGGACGCCTACGCCAGAAGTCACATCTGGTCCGAGCCTTCTTCGCTCAGGCCGGGTTGGAGATCGGGGGAACTTGA
- a CDS encoding serine/threonine-protein kinase, with protein MDDRTHDGERRRQVRGRSGSIGVDAGAPNSSVRDDLDETIPHGASTAEHDSQHSNDRRPPELPDDYEIRRELGRGGMGVVYLAWQKSLGREVAVKVLRGGQPAAGPAIRRFLEEARHLARLRHPHIVAVHEVGRDARGEPYFTMDFVDGEPLTALLAREGRLQPGRAVALIWQAAEAVRHAHEQGLIHRDLKPGNILADRDGRACVTDFGLARDLAGSAGLTGTGELMGTPAYMAPEQALGQADLIGEATDVHALGAVLYEMLAGRPPYGNDTPARVLARILDAEPTPLRRIDRRIPRDLETICLKAMAKDPARRYGSAAFLGDLRRFETGLPSLARRPGPLLRSWSLTRRHWKTPAVAVSLTAAILGSWAAFMPGPTTPPSATTSTDEARTLVAAGDEHHEHGDHALAARFYTEDIKRSGGDARPELLARLARCVGEVDDVAAALEVAMIAAEQAPDLSFGRHDELIARILMNRASGIGTGTIYDPEKGDEVADVSDVDRPVLQLASDRIRLFLDGPSGTPAKREEAEQALASIERKLRGAPLDYGRHEGPLPWEMVLPEGTIETLRAEAADPDLHPLDRGKAAYVLGTELEAAGRPDDALTAYRDAYELVRPVFPFYAEEAEDPDDPRTGDDSRFDDEGNLQLLPIIVGAICALDPDAPDPLQGGVLVRLEGVTIPDPISQSFTLRLVDAEIPPDRAKTLLSRNEAHRHSAGQLGRDVEFLTGAQRRSSFRSGRIRGWKPRTSSLMIGVSGGGCGRWT; from the coding sequence ATGGATGACCGAACCCACGACGGCGAGCGGCGTCGACAGGTTCGGGGCCGGTCAGGTTCCATTGGAGTCGATGCTGGCGCCCCCAACTCCTCCGTCCGCGACGACCTCGACGAGACCATCCCCCACGGTGCCTCGACGGCCGAGCACGACTCACAGCACAGCAACGACCGACGGCCCCCTGAGTTGCCCGACGACTATGAAATCCGGCGTGAACTGGGCCGGGGCGGCATGGGGGTCGTCTACCTGGCGTGGCAGAAGTCGCTGGGCCGGGAGGTCGCCGTGAAGGTCCTCCGGGGCGGCCAACCGGCTGCTGGTCCGGCAATCCGCCGCTTCCTGGAGGAGGCCCGCCATCTGGCCCGCCTTCGGCACCCGCACATCGTCGCGGTCCACGAGGTCGGGCGCGACGCCCGCGGCGAGCCCTACTTCACGATGGACTTCGTCGACGGCGAGCCTCTGACAGCCCTGCTGGCCCGCGAGGGCAGGCTCCAGCCCGGCCGGGCCGTTGCCCTGATCTGGCAAGCCGCCGAGGCGGTGAGACACGCCCACGAGCAGGGCCTGATCCACCGCGACCTCAAGCCGGGCAACATCCTCGCCGACCGCGACGGCCGGGCCTGCGTCACCGACTTCGGCCTCGCCCGCGACCTCGCCGGCTCCGCCGGGCTGACCGGCACCGGCGAGCTGATGGGGACCCCCGCCTACATGGCCCCCGAGCAGGCCCTCGGCCAGGCCGACCTCATTGGCGAGGCCACCGACGTCCACGCCCTCGGCGCCGTGCTCTACGAGATGCTCGCCGGCCGTCCCCCCTACGGCAACGACACCCCGGCCCGCGTCCTCGCCCGCATCCTGGACGCCGAGCCGACGCCGCTCCGTCGCATCGATCGTCGCATTCCCCGCGACCTGGAGACGATCTGCCTGAAGGCGATGGCCAAGGACCCCGCCCGTCGCTACGGCTCCGCCGCGTTCCTGGGAGACCTCCGCCGCTTCGAGACCGGCCTGCCGTCGCTGGCCCGCCGCCCGGGCCCGCTGCTGCGGTCTTGGAGCCTCACCCGCCGTCACTGGAAGACGCCGGCCGTCGCCGTCTCTCTGACCGCGGCGATCCTCGGCTCCTGGGCCGCCTTCATGCCCGGCCCGACGACCCCTCCCTCCGCGACCACGTCGACCGACGAAGCCCGCACGCTGGTCGCCGCCGGCGACGAGCACCACGAGCACGGCGACCACGCCTTGGCCGCCCGGTTCTACACCGAGGACATCAAGCGATCCGGCGGCGACGCCCGCCCTGAACTCCTCGCACGCCTCGCCCGTTGCGTCGGGGAGGTCGACGACGTGGCTGCCGCCCTGGAGGTCGCCATGATCGCCGCCGAGCAGGCCCCCGACCTCTCCTTCGGCCGCCACGACGAGTTGATCGCGCGGATCCTGATGAACCGCGCCAGCGGCATCGGCACCGGTACGATCTACGATCCCGAGAAGGGCGACGAAGTCGCCGACGTGAGCGACGTGGATCGGCCTGTCCTGCAACTGGCATCTGACCGGATCCGCCTGTTCCTCGATGGCCCATCCGGTACCCCCGCGAAGCGGGAGGAGGCCGAGCAGGCCCTCGCGAGCATCGAGCGGAAGCTCCGCGGGGCGCCGCTCGATTACGGTCGCCACGAGGGCCCGTTGCCCTGGGAGATGGTCCTGCCCGAGGGTACGATCGAGACGCTCCGCGCCGAGGCGGCCGACCCCGACCTCCACCCGCTCGACCGCGGCAAGGCCGCCTACGTCCTCGGCACCGAGCTGGAGGCCGCCGGCCGGCCCGACGACGCCCTGACCGCCTACCGCGACGCCTACGAACTTGTCCGCCCCGTCTTCCCGTTCTACGCCGAGGAGGCCGAGGACCCCGACGACCCCCGGACAGGTGACGACTCCCGCTTCGACGACGAGGGCAACCTCCAGCTCCTGCCGATCATCGTCGGGGCGATCTGCGCCCTGGACCCAGACGCCCCCGACCCGCTCCAGGGCGGCGTCCTCGTGCGGCTCGAAGGGGTCACGATCCCCGACCCGATCAGCCAGTCTTTCACGCTGCGTCTGGTCGACGCCGAGATCCCACCGGATCGGGCCAAGACGCTCCTTTCCAGGAACGAGGCCCATCGCCACTCCGCTGGCCAGCTCGGCCGGGACGTCGAGTTCCTGACCGGTGCGCAAAGGCGGTCAAGTTTTCGTTCCGGTAGAATCAGGGGATGGAAGCCTCGAACTTCATCCCTCATGATTGGCGTGAGTGGCGGAGGTTGCGGGCGTTGGACCTGA
- a CDS encoding WD40 repeat domain-containing serine/threonine protein kinase yields MSDALSCPGCGQLLSADAPVGLCPECLLRIGLDGGSSGPDAEAMSAGARRRTAPDTAGDAAGPTREWPRDSEPSTVGPDGRREPSGPGIQLRRFGDYEILGEIARGGMGVIYRARQLSLDRPVALKVIRSAGFASESEIRRFRVEAEAAAHLDHPNIVPIYEVGEHQGQHYYSMRLYDHGSLSRRLPELRGDHREVARLMATVARAIDAAHRRGILHRDLKPANILVDAEGQPHVADFGLAKRIEADGGLTQSGAIMGTPEYMAPEQAAGRAKELTTAVDIYSLGAVLFALLTGRPPFRGDSVMETLRKVVEQEPPRPRALDPGIDHDLETIALKSLEKDPYRRYGSAEALAEDLERWLRGEPIEAHPIGNGERLWRWCRRNPIAAGSIAVTVLLLIIISVGSTAVSICLDRRREALEVERDRVGRLYYASQMQLAGAMRREGKTGLVRILDRFRPREGETDLRGFEWYFLRGGCLRELRTLVLDPEAEESSRRPPDRSEVVAFSPDGRLLATAGHDEVSVWEVRTGRKLASTRRAAYEQIRHLAFSQDVETLVIGQETRRLVWGFGSHHAKRIELLEVSTTTSRQRASLFVAGGKIWIRAADDRIEIWDTGARARLSEIRPEGWLFLDASPDGDYLATGHRRGTSKTQSGLAWTITLWEASTGREVWTIDVPTPPLKKLIFAPDGGRLLIEDADAITALSIPDRDRLWAIPAGPSSVLDDNWYSTDFDDAGEYQPEGLSGESDVHRYAENGNLVNVNRVEFRTSQLGRTSVHRDTLTFSRDGGMLAVLKRSLLILDPSIGDLIADLGADWSGPVAFSPDGGMLAVGGSDHTVRLWDIAGARDVGTLEGHSSWIDDMAFSPSGSLLATSSRDGTVKLWRIDPGPDATRRLAGHADAVWSMAFSADGTLLSTAAIDSTATLWDTSTGRPIETRGPGTQGKVSSAGGDASPGRPLTLFAPQGDLIALLDAEGELVLAGPGEALRGVRHLKGTTRFMKFSPRGRFLAVSTISPSPARGTQLALYDASNGHLIYGVSQGTNPLPANAIAFSRDESRIAYQTAVGNLLILHPISAPTRDWKDKAIRGLPETSDAFDMGTILAPDSAAFSSDGTFIAACNGSSRVTLIDWAGETTGSAVFEDDERHRITSVALGPDGTLATGSAEGLVKLWDPVLRHVRFVFEELPDVVTHVRFSPDGTILAAGCRDGSITLWYATDSDHPMAR; encoded by the coding sequence ATGAGCGACGCCCTGTCCTGCCCGGGCTGCGGCCAGCTCCTGTCCGCCGATGCCCCTGTGGGGCTCTGCCCCGAATGCTTGCTCCGGATCGGCCTCGACGGCGGCTCATCGGGGCCAGACGCCGAGGCGATGAGCGCAGGAGCAAGGCGCCGGACGGCCCCCGATACCGCCGGGGACGCGGCAGGTCCGACCCGAGAATGGCCTCGTGATTCCGAGCCGTCCACCGTCGGGCCCGATGGGCGCCGCGAGCCCTCCGGGCCGGGCATCCAGCTCCGCCGTTTCGGCGACTACGAGATCCTGGGCGAAATCGCCCGAGGCGGCATGGGGGTGATCTACAGGGCCAGGCAACTCAGCCTGGACCGGCCGGTGGCCCTGAAGGTCATCCGCTCGGCGGGGTTCGCCTCGGAGTCCGAGATCCGCCGGTTCCGCGTCGAGGCCGAGGCGGCCGCTCACCTGGATCATCCCAACATCGTCCCGATCTACGAGGTCGGCGAGCACCAGGGCCAGCACTACTACAGCATGAGGCTCTACGATCACGGCAGCCTGAGCCGACGACTGCCGGAGCTTCGCGGCGACCATCGCGAGGTGGCAAGGCTGATGGCCACGGTCGCCCGCGCCATCGATGCGGCCCACCGGCGGGGCATCCTGCACCGCGATCTGAAGCCGGCCAACATCCTGGTCGACGCCGAGGGCCAGCCGCACGTCGCCGACTTCGGACTGGCCAAGCGGATCGAGGCCGACGGCGGCCTGACCCAGTCCGGCGCCATCATGGGCACGCCCGAGTACATGGCGCCGGAGCAGGCTGCCGGTCGGGCGAAGGAGCTGACAACGGCGGTCGACATCTACAGCCTGGGAGCGGTCCTCTTCGCGCTCCTGACCGGCCGGCCGCCGTTCCGAGGCGACTCGGTGATGGAGACCCTGAGGAAGGTCGTCGAGCAGGAGCCACCCCGGCCGCGGGCACTCGATCCGGGGATCGACCACGACCTGGAGACGATCGCCCTGAAGTCCCTGGAGAAGGACCCGTACCGAAGGTACGGCTCGGCGGAGGCGTTGGCGGAGGATCTGGAGCGGTGGCTGCGAGGGGAGCCGATCGAGGCCCATCCCATCGGCAATGGGGAGCGCCTCTGGCGATGGTGCCGGCGTAACCCGATTGCGGCGGGCTCGATCGCCGTCACGGTCCTGCTCCTCATCATCATCTCCGTCGGCTCGACGGCGGTCTCCATCTGCCTGGACCGACGTCGAGAAGCGCTCGAGGTCGAACGCGACCGAGTGGGCCGCCTGTACTACGCATCCCAGATGCAGCTGGCCGGCGCGATGAGGCGCGAGGGGAAGACGGGATTGGTCCGGATCCTCGATCGATTCCGCCCGCGTGAAGGGGAAACGGACCTGCGCGGCTTCGAGTGGTACTTCCTCCGCGGGGGGTGCCTCCGGGAGTTGCGGACCCTGGTCCTCGACCCCGAGGCGGAGGAGTCTTCGCGGAGACCTCCCGATCGTTCCGAGGTCGTCGCATTCTCGCCCGACGGGCGATTGCTAGCAACGGCGGGCCATGACGAAGTCTCCGTCTGGGAGGTCCGCACCGGACGCAAGCTGGCCTCGACCCGGAGGGCCGCATACGAGCAGATTCGCCACCTTGCCTTCTCTCAGGACGTCGAGACGCTCGTCATCGGGCAAGAGACCAGGCGGCTCGTCTGGGGCTTCGGGTCTCATCATGCGAAACGGATCGAACTGCTCGAGGTCTCCACGACAACGTCAAGGCAGAGGGCATCGCTCTTCGTCGCCGGGGGGAAGATCTGGATCAGGGCAGCTGACGATCGAATCGAGATATGGGACACGGGGGCGAGGGCCCGCCTGAGCGAGATCCGGCCGGAAGGCTGGCTGTTCCTCGACGCATCTCCCGACGGCGATTACCTGGCGACGGGACACAGACGAGGGACATCCAAGACCCAGTCGGGCCTCGCATGGACCATCACGCTGTGGGAGGCGAGCACGGGGCGTGAGGTCTGGACCATCGACGTCCCGACTCCGCCCTTGAAGAAGCTGATCTTCGCCCCGGATGGGGGGCGTTTACTCATCGAAGACGCCGACGCCATCACGGCGCTGAGCATCCCGGATCGGGATCGGCTCTGGGCCATCCCGGCGGGGCCATCGAGCGTCCTTGATGACAACTGGTATTCGACCGATTTCGACGACGCGGGTGAGTACCAACCCGAGGGGCTAAGTGGCGAATCGGATGTTCATCGCTATGCGGAGAACGGGAACCTGGTGAATGTGAATCGGGTCGAGTTCCGCACATCGCAACTCGGCCGCACGTCGGTGCATCGCGACACGTTGACGTTCTCCCGTGATGGAGGGATGCTGGCGGTCCTGAAGCGATCGCTCCTCATCCTGGACCCGTCGATCGGCGATCTGATCGCCGATCTCGGTGCGGACTGGTCGGGGCCGGTCGCCTTCTCGCCGGACGGCGGGATGCTGGCGGTCGGAGGCTCGGACCACACCGTGAGGCTCTGGGACATCGCCGGCGCCCGGGACGTGGGCACGCTGGAGGGCCACTCGTCGTGGATTGACGACATGGCCTTCTCCCCGAGCGGATCCCTCCTCGCGACGTCGAGCCGGGACGGGACGGTGAAGCTCTGGAGGATCGACCCCGGACCGGACGCGACTCGTCGGCTTGCCGGCCACGCCGATGCCGTCTGGTCGATGGCGTTCTCGGCAGACGGCACACTGTTGTCGACCGCCGCGATCGACAGCACGGCGACGCTCTGGGACACGTCGACGGGACGGCCGATCGAGACGCGTGGTCCCGGGACGCAGGGGAAGGTATCGAGTGCGGGAGGCGACGCATCGCCCGGGCGTCCCCTGACCCTCTTCGCGCCGCAGGGCGACTTGATCGCCCTCCTCGATGCCGAAGGGGAGCTCGTCCTGGCCGGCCCCGGGGAGGCGTTGCGAGGGGTCCGACACCTGAAGGGCACGACTCGATTCATGAAGTTTTCCCCTCGGGGTCGATTCCTGGCAGTCTCAACGATCAGCCCGTCGCCGGCGAGGGGGACGCAGCTGGCTCTCTACGATGCGTCGAATGGGCACCTCATCTATGGAGTCAGCCAGGGCACGAACCCACTTCCTGCGAACGCGATTGCGTTCTCACGAGACGAGTCCAGGATTGCCTATCAGACGGCGGTGGGGAACCTCCTCATCCTGCATCCCATCTCCGCACCGACGCGCGACTGGAAAGACAAGGCCATCCGGGGCCTGCCAGAGACGAGCGATGCTTTCGACATGGGGACGATCCTGGCGCCCGACTCTGCCGCATTCTCGAGCGACGGCACGTTCATCGCAGCATGTAACGGATCAAGTAGAGTCACCCTTATTGATTGGGCCGGCGAGACGACCGGATCGGCCGTCTTCGAGGATGACGAGCGGCACCGCATCACCTCGGTGGCGCTCGGACCCGACGGGACGCTCGCGACCGGGTCCGCGGAAGGGCTCGTCAAGCTCTGGGACCCGGTCCTCCGCCACGTCCGGTTCGTCTTCGAGGAGCTCCCGGACGTCGTGACCCATGTGCGGTTCTCCCCCGACGGGACGATCCTGGCCGCAGGATGTCGGGACGGGTCGATCACGCTCTGGTATGCGACCGATTCCGATCATCCGATGGCGCGATGA
- the tnpC gene encoding IS66 family transposase → MSEVDAPLPDDLATCHELIRQQAATIREAQRRIEQLEHQVGQLLRRQYGPRSERLNPDQLRLFADDTAEEDAGSQPAEPVPEERGTPARTWRRRGRQSLPEHLPRERIVLELSEPERDCPDCGRIRMPFGEEVSEQLEFVPASLFVRQFVRLKYACGSCQEHVAIAAKPPQPIEKGLPGPGLLAQVITSKYGEHLPLYRQEDILARHGVTLSRATLCGWMARAAELLRPLYAVMIERVRASKVIWTDDTTVPVWDPTLPATRTGRFWVYLGGARNPFCVYDFTHRRTRDGPERFLSDFRGYLQADAFTGYDRICAGPDVIRVACWAHVRRKFYECRTTAPILAHEALARIRRLYRIETDCREMPAEERQAIRQRDAVPILAAFGAWLDEQSRQVLPKSPLGQAIAYARNQWPDLQTYTRDGELSIDNNLAERSLRAQAIGRKNYLFVGSDRGGRTAATLYSFAGSCKRLGADPFAYLREVLERLPTHPAARLAELLPDAWFAAHPDARRKAAS, encoded by the coding sequence ATGAGCGAGGTCGACGCCCCACTCCCCGACGACCTGGCCACCTGCCACGAGCTGATCCGCCAGCAGGCTGCCACCATCCGGGAGGCCCAGCGACGGATCGAGCAGCTGGAGCACCAGGTCGGGCAGCTGCTCCGTCGGCAGTACGGCCCCCGCAGCGAGCGGCTCAACCCGGACCAGCTCCGGCTGTTCGCTGACGACACGGCCGAGGAGGACGCCGGGTCGCAGCCCGCCGAGCCGGTGCCCGAGGAGCGGGGGACGCCCGCCCGCACCTGGCGGCGGCGTGGTCGCCAGAGTTTGCCTGAGCACCTGCCCCGCGAGCGGATCGTCCTCGAACTGTCGGAGCCGGAGCGGGACTGCCCCGACTGTGGCCGGATCCGGATGCCCTTCGGCGAGGAGGTCAGCGAGCAGCTGGAGTTCGTGCCGGCCTCGCTGTTCGTCCGCCAGTTCGTCCGCCTCAAATATGCTTGTGGTTCGTGCCAGGAGCACGTGGCGATCGCGGCCAAGCCGCCGCAACCGATCGAGAAGGGGCTGCCCGGGCCGGGCCTGCTGGCCCAGGTGATCACCAGCAAGTACGGCGAGCACCTGCCGTTGTACCGCCAGGAGGACATCCTCGCCCGCCACGGCGTGACCCTCTCGCGGGCCACGCTCTGCGGCTGGATGGCCCGGGCGGCCGAGTTGCTCCGGCCGCTCTACGCCGTGATGATCGAGCGGGTCCGGGCCTCGAAGGTGATCTGGACCGACGACACGACCGTGCCGGTCTGGGACCCGACCCTGCCGGCGACGCGGACCGGGCGATTCTGGGTCTACCTCGGCGGCGCCCGAAACCCGTTCTGCGTCTACGACTTCACTCACCGACGCACCCGCGACGGACCGGAGCGGTTCCTGTCGGACTTCCGGGGCTACCTCCAGGCCGATGCCTTCACCGGCTACGACCGGATCTGTGCCGGGCCAGACGTGATTCGCGTCGCGTGCTGGGCACACGTCCGCCGCAAGTTCTACGAATGCCGGACCACGGCCCCCATCCTGGCCCATGAGGCATTGGCCCGGATCCGCCGGCTCTATCGGATCGAGACGGACTGCCGCGAGATGCCGGCCGAGGAGCGTCAGGCGATCCGGCAGCGGGACGCGGTGCCGATCCTGGCGGCGTTCGGGGCCTGGTTGGACGAGCAGTCCCGGCAGGTGCTGCCGAAGAGCCCGTTGGGCCAGGCCATCGCCTACGCCCGGAACCAGTGGCCGGATCTGCAGACCTACACCCGTGACGGCGAGCTGAGCATCGACAACAACCTCGCGGAACGGAGTCTGCGTGCTCAAGCGATCGGTAGGAAGAACTACTTGTTTGTCGGGAGTGACCGGGGCGGTCGGACGGCGGCGACCCTCTACAGCTTCGCGGGGAGTTGCAAGCGGCTCGGGGCCGACCCCTTCGCTTATCTCCGGGAGGTCCTGGAGCGGCTGCCGACCCACCCGGCGGCCCGGCTCGCGGAGCTGTTGCCCGACGCCTGGTTCGCGGCCCATCCGGACGCGCGACGCAAGGCCGCGTCCTGA
- the tnpB gene encoding IS66 family insertion sequence element accessory protein TnpB (TnpB, as the term is used for proteins encoded by IS66 family insertion elements, is considered an accessory protein, since TnpC, encoded by a neighboring gene, is a DDE family transposase.), protein MLSLPPSVRILLAREPADMRKGFDGLAHQVQCVLAEDPFSGHLFVFRNRRGDRLKILYWAGDGFALWYRRLEKGTFRFPIPSEAEATSVPVMAADLLMVLEGVDLNRVRRRPRYVRQPA, encoded by the coding sequence ATGCTGAGCCTGCCCCCCTCGGTCCGCATCCTGCTGGCCCGGGAGCCGGCCGACATGAGAAAAGGGTTCGACGGACTCGCGCACCAGGTCCAGTGCGTCCTCGCCGAGGACCCGTTCAGCGGCCACCTGTTCGTCTTCCGCAATCGACGCGGCGACCGGCTGAAGATCCTCTACTGGGCCGGCGACGGGTTCGCCCTCTGGTATCGACGGCTGGAGAAGGGGACCTTCCGGTTCCCCATCCCGAGCGAGGCCGAGGCGACGAGCGTCCCGGTCATGGCCGCCGACCTGCTGATGGTCCTGGAAGGGGTCGACCTCAACCGTGTCCGGCGGCGACCCCGCTACGTCCGCCAGCCGGCATGA
- the tnpA gene encoding IS66 family insertion sequence element accessory protein TnpA, with amino-acid sequence MARRTGKPRDPSRERAWRRTMAEHARSGLSIAAFCRREGLTPHSFRWWRQELARRDRQATTDGVDQVPGPSTDLVVRSAFLPVRVVQDAPEPVLERVPIEIVLPEGPTVRVNRGFDPPTLDAVLSVLEAHRC; translated from the coding sequence ATGGCCCGACGAACCGGCAAGCCACGCGATCCATCCAGGGAGCGAGCCTGGCGGCGGACGATGGCCGAGCACGCTCGCTCTGGCCTCTCCATTGCCGCCTTCTGCCGCCGCGAGGGCCTGACGCCCCATTCCTTCCGCTGGTGGCGGCAGGAATTGGCACGGCGCGATCGCCAGGCCACGACCGACGGAGTAGACCAGGTTCCCGGCCCTTCCACCGACCTGGTCGTCCGCTCCGCCTTCCTGCCGGTGCGGGTCGTGCAGGATGCCCCCGAGCCGGTTCTCGAGCGGGTGCCGATCGAGATCGTGCTACCCGAAGGTCCGACGGTCCGGGTCAACCGCGGCTTCGATCCTCCGACGCTCGACGCGGTCCTCTCGGTGCTGGAGGCCCACCGATGCTGA